The Kogia breviceps isolate mKogBre1 chromosome 4, mKogBre1 haplotype 1, whole genome shotgun sequence genome window below encodes:
- the POU5F2 gene encoding LOW QUALITY PROTEIN: POU domain, class 5, transcription factor 2 (The sequence of the model RefSeq protein was modified relative to this genomic sequence to represent the inferred CDS: inserted 2 bases in 1 codon), with product MAGHRPSHFPVPGTGGDRPAGPVPVRVDTLIGWSAQAAPGRLMVRPGVRPGMCPGPEVWALSPGPPPCEFRDRMMPCRPRVGAGEVSTWFPRPYEVAFPRPCIVLQGIPTLALPEDVSAVEKEMEQLAKELRQKRMTLGYSQADVAFAIGALFGKALSQTTICRFEAQQLSLANMWKLRPLLKMWLELVDMENLLGLCKMETILQQSRKRRQAYRERHIGNSLEKLFLQCQNPTPQQISCIAGQLRLHKDFVRVWFHNRSKMGSRPSNDFSPLAGLGTVGPPLPRGPVCFPLTSGLHFCSPHYGGPYFTPLYXPAPFTAGGTLLSALATTLSLPRLSS from the exons ATGGCCGGACACAGGCCCTCACACTTCCCcgtgccaggcactggtggggaCAGGCCCGCAGGGCCAGTGCCGGTGCGGGTTGACACTCTGATCGGGTGGAGCGCCCAGGCGGCCCCCGGCAGGCTGATGGTCCGGCCAGGGGTCAGGCCAGGGATGTGCCCAGGCCCTGAGGTGTGGGCGCTGTCCCCAGGTCCCCCGCCGTGCGAATTCCGGGACAGGATGATGCCTTGCCGGCCCCGGGTCGGAGCTGGCGAGGTGAGCACTTGGTTCCCAAGACCCTATGAGGTCGCCTTCCCCAGGCCCTGCATCGTCCTGCAGGGCATCCCGACGCTGGCGCTGCCAGAAGACGTCTCGGCTGTAGAGAAGGAGATGGAGCAGTTGGCCAAGGAGCTGAGGCAGAAGAGGATGACCCTGGGGTACTCTCAGGCCGATGTGGCGTTCGCCATCGGGGCTCTTTTTGGGAAGGCGCTGAGCCAGACAACCATCTGCCGCTTCGAGGCCCAGCAGTTGAGCCTCGCCAACATGTGGAAGCTGCGACCGCTGCTGAAGATGTGGCTGGAGCTAGTGGACATGGAGAACCTTCTGGGCTTATGCAAAATGGAGACGATCCTGCAGCAGTCTCGGAAGCGCAGACAGGCATACAGGGAGAGACACATCGGAAACAGCCTGGAGAAACTCTTCCTGCAGTGCCAGAATCCCACACCCCAGCAGATCAGCTGCATCGCTGGGCAGCTCCGGCTGCACAAGGACTTTGTCCGAGTTTGGTTCCATAACCGGAGCAAGATGGGCAGTCGGCCAAGCAATGATTTCTCCCCACTGGCGGGGCTGGGGACTGTCGGACCTCCTCTCCCAAGAGGACCAGTGTGCTTTCCTCTGACATCGGGACTCCATTTCTGTTCCCCCCATTATGGGGGACCCTACTTTACACCGTTGTA CCCTGCCCCTTTCACTGCGGGAGGAaccctcctctctgccctggcCACCACCCTGAGCCTCCCCAGGCTTTCCAGCTGA